A stretch of DNA from Puniceicoccaceae bacterium:
GCTGACGCCATTCTGCAGCCTGCAGCAGCGGCAATGGCATTCGCTCGTTACCAGGAGCAATAACATGCCATGCCTTTCCAGTCATGCGATCATGACCACAGGTTTGGCTCGGTGACCGATTATTTTCACGTAGGATTACTTAAATTGCAGCTTTTGCCTAGCTTAAGTCCTGCTCTTTTCATAAGCATCAAGTTTGTGAAACCGCTTGTCCTTCTGACAATCTCAGAGACTCGGTCCATCCAATTCATCTCCCCCTCATTCGATCCGGGATTTCCGCTCCGGCGGAAACTCCCGGATTCTTTTTTGCCGCCTTTCCAGGCAAACCTTTTGTGATCTTGCAACTCTGCCGCCAATCATTCCCTGTTCAGGAATTCCCATCTCCATTTGAACTCTGGGGTGTTGTCTGTTGCGTGAAGGTGGTAATCCTGCCGTATTACAATTCTGAGATTCCAACATGCGACACAATTATTCCCTCCCTGCTATCATTCGACTTGCCCTGAATTTGCTAAGCCTCAGCCTCGTGATGCCGCTTTCGGCCTCCGTCACCGGTTCGCAAGGCGCAATTGCTACCGCACACCCCATTGCGTCACAAGTTGGCCTTGAAATCCTGAAGCGCGGCGGCAACGCATTTGATGCCGCGATCGCCGTGCAGTTTACACTCGCAGTGGTTTATCCACACGCTGGCAACATCGGAGGCGGAGGATTCCTGCTCTACCACACTTCAGAAGGTGAAATCGGCGCTCTTGACTTTCGCGAACGTGCACCGCTCGGCGCTCATCGCAACCTCTACCTCGATGCCGACGGAAACGTGATCGAGGGTCTCAGTCGGAATGGAGCGCTCGCAGTGGGTGTTCCGGGAACCGTTGCAGGCATGGAACAGCTGCACCAGCGTTTTGGCACTCTGCCCTGGATGGAACTGTTGCAGCCCGCCATCGACATCGCCGACAATGGATTTGCGCTCACGGAGTTTGGTGCACAGGTTCTCAATGAAGCACAGCACGATTTCAATCGCATCAATACTGGCAAACCACAGCCGTTTGTGC
This window harbors:
- a CDS encoding gamma-glutamyltransferase; this translates as MRHNYSLPAIIRLALNLLSLSLVMPLSASVTGSQGAIATAHPIASQVGLEILKRGGNAFDAAIAVQFTLAVVYPHAGNIGGGGFLLYHTSEGEIGALDFRERAPLGAHRNLYLDADGNVIEGLSRNGALAVGVPGTVAGMEQLHQRFGTLPWMELLQPAIDIADNGFALTEFGAQVLNEAQHDFNRINTGKPQPFVQTEPFTPGHILRQPALARTLQRIQQKGAGAFYAGETAEALVQTVRSHGGLITQEDLDQYQAIWRNSVSASCYG